A window of Castanea sativa cultivar Marrone di Chiusa Pesio chromosome 1, ASM4071231v1 contains these coding sequences:
- the LOC142622281 gene encoding uncharacterized protein LOC142622281, which produces MMANLIFDNQDDISRSISDAPPTHYTVKIQSLSLLAKNSIERYETGAFESGGYKWKLAIYPNGNKIKNANEHVSVYLAIEATDSLPPGWEVHAVFRFFLLDQTRDNYLIIQDTTKKERRFRGMKLEWGLDKAISLKAFNDVSNGFLVDDTCVFGAEVFVCKERSTGKGECVSLIKDAIANKYVWKIENYSKLNAESYDSKPFNAGDQKWKICIYPSGKGIGMGSHISLYLALADPTSLPPGLKIFAEFTLRMLDQMHSKHHYGKVSRWFSASSPELGWSRFISIGYMNLTNMGYLVKDTCLVEAEVTVLAVVNALS; this is translated from the exons ATGATGGCCAATCTTATCTTCGATAACCAAGATG ACATTTCAAGATCTATTTCAGATGCACCACCAACTCATTACACAGTCAAAATACAATCATTGTCATTACTTGCAAAGAATTCAATAGAAAGATATGAAACGGGGGCATTTGAATCTGGAGGTTACAAGTg GAAATTGGCTATCTACCCAAATGGAAACAAGATTAAGAATGCAAATGAGCATGTCTCTGTCTACTTGGCAATTGAAGCCACAGATTCGCTCCCTCCTGGTTGGGAAGTGCATGCAGTTTTTCGGTTTTTCTTGCTTGATCAGACCAGGGATAACTACCTGATTATTCAAG ATaccacaaaaaaggaaaggCGCTTCCGTGGAATGAAGCTTGAATGGGGATTGGATAAAGCCATTTCTCTTAAAGCTTTTAATGATGTTAGTAATGGATTTCTTGTTGATGACACGTGTGTGTTTGGGGCTGAGGTCTTTGTCTGTAAGGAAAGAAGCACGGGCAAAGGAGAATGTGTATCTCTAATAAAGGACGCCATTGCAAACAAGTATGTTTGGAAAATTGAGAACTACTCTAAGTTGAACGCAGAAAGTTATGACTCAAAGCCATTCAATGCTGGAGATCAGAAATG GAAGATATGTATCTATCCCAGTGGAAAAGGCATTGGAATGGGCAGCCATATTTCTCTGTATTTGGCTCTGGCTGATCCAACAAGCCTTCCTCCTGGTTTGAAAATATTTGCGGAATTCACATTGCGTATGCTAGACCAAATGCATAGCAAGCATCATTATGGCAAAG TTAGCCGCTGGTTCAGTGCCTCAAGCCCGGAGCTGGGTTGGTCGAGATTCATCTCAATCGGTTATATGAATTTGACGAACATGGGTTATCTGGTGAAGGACACTTGCTTGGTGGAAGCAGAGGTCACTGTTCTTGCAGTGGTTAATGCACTGTCCTGA
- the LOC142621741 gene encoding heavy metal-associated isoprenylated plant protein 30-like, translating into MATVLKRAIGTIISAIKYCCFHYRDTHKIKTFNNFDYNINMPKGRPLSLQTVELKVRMCCTGCERVVKNAIHKLRGVDSVEVNLEMEKVTVVGYVDRNKVLKAVRRAGKRAEFWPYPEIPLYFTSTNNYFKDTTHEFKESYNYYRHGYNIGDRHGNIPISHRGDDKVSNMFNDDNVNACCLM; encoded by the exons ATGGCTACCGTACTAAAGAGAGCAATTGGCACCATCATATCTGCCATTAAATACTGTTGCTTTCACTATCGAGACACCCACAAAATCAAGACCTTCAACAACTTCGACTACAACATCAACATGCCTAAGGGTCGACCCCTTTCTTTGCAG ACCGTGGAGCTCAAAGTAAGGATGTGCTGTACGGGCTGCGAAAGAGTAGTCAAAAATGCCATTCACAAACTTAGAG GGGTTGATTCAGTGGAGGTGAACCTAGAGATGGAAAAGGTAACCGTAGTCGGGTACGTTGATCGGAACAAGGTGCTGAAGGCAGTGAGGAGGGCTGGAAAGAGAGCTGAATTCTGGCCTTACCCTGAAATACCTTTGTACTTCACGTCCACCAATAACTATTTCAAAGACACAACTCATGAGTTCAAAGAGAGTTACAACTATTACAGGCATGGCTACAATATTGGGGACAGGCATGGCAACATTCCCATAAGTCATCGAGGAGATGACAAGGTCAGCAACATGTTTAACGATGATAACGTCAATGCGTGCTGCCTAATgtaa